The following are encoded in a window of Limibacter armeniacum genomic DNA:
- a CDS encoding YitT family protein → MQTNLSYKKNKTVNEVPAFSKAWWLSYIKVLLGATIIAFGYVTFFIPFKIIPGGLFGFSTVIGYLTGWPIGMISLTINIPLLIWGIRALGNSFGAKTILAMIWASLAVDGFTYLTESQGFTDDKLVSAVFGGVLIGLGVALTLREEATTGGTDTLAKILSHYFNVSVSRFVLIIDGSIVILGLIAFKDLSLAPYAIVAVFSISKTIDSVLGGFNNKNVLMIISEYHQDIRQYILTELDRGGTYINGHGLFFTEKEKQIILTAISRKEMVALENYIKVIDPEAFLMVLPAHEVKGSGFNPLNQH, encoded by the coding sequence ATGCAAACAAACCTCTCATACAAGAAAAATAAAACAGTAAACGAAGTTCCTGCCTTCAGTAAGGCATGGTGGTTAAGTTATATCAAGGTATTATTAGGTGCTACTATTATTGCATTTGGATACGTGACCTTTTTCATCCCATTCAAAATTATCCCAGGTGGACTTTTTGGTTTCAGTACGGTCATAGGATACCTAACAGGATGGCCTATTGGTATGATTTCTCTTACTATTAATATTCCACTGCTTATTTGGGGAATAAGGGCTTTAGGCAACAGTTTTGGGGCCAAAACAATATTAGCCATGATATGGGCTTCACTCGCTGTTGATGGATTTACATATCTAACCGAATCGCAGGGATTCACTGATGACAAATTAGTTTCAGCCGTATTTGGAGGTGTTTTGATTGGACTTGGTGTCGCACTAACCTTACGTGAGGAGGCTACTACAGGGGGGACAGATACACTTGCTAAAATCTTATCTCATTATTTCAATGTCTCTGTTAGCCGTTTTGTCCTAATCATTGACGGCTCTATTGTTATTCTGGGGTTAATTGCATTTAAGGACCTTTCTTTAGCCCCTTATGCAATTGTTGCTGTCTTCTCTATCTCAAAAACCATTGACTCCGTATTAGGTGGGTTTAACAATAAAAATGTGCTGATGATTATTTCAGAATACCATCAGGATATTCGTCAGTATATTCTTACTGAATTAGACAGAGGAGGAACTTATATCAATGGTCATGGTTTATTCTTTACAGAAAAAGAAAAACAGATCATCCTTACTGCTATCAGCCGAAAAGAAATGGTTGCTTTAGAAAACTACATTAAGGTGATCGATCCAGAGGCATTTCTGATGGTGCTTCCTGCTCATGAAGTAAAAGGAAGTGGCTTCAACCCTTTGAACCAACATTAA
- the thrA gene encoding bifunctional aspartate kinase/homoserine dehydrogenase I: MIVLKFGGTSVGTVDSIRQVCKILQNNTAQGKRMAVVVSAMSGITNKLITAGQLSAGGDENYLHLLKEIEETHFTAIRELMGVQSQSRVFAQTKRLLNELEDLLRGISLLKEISLRAMDLLQSFGERLSSQIIAEFLKQEGLPAEALDARTLIQTNKSFGSAKVNFEVTNANIGTHFAGNDKLHIITGFVASTDDGQTTTLGRGGSDYTAAIFGAALNADCIEIWTDVDGVLTADPRVVPEAFTLEKLSYEEAMELSHFGAKVIYPPTLQPAFKKKIPLVIRNTFNPSFEGTFISEESGHDELPVKGISSIKDIALLTLKGSGMIGVSGVSARLFSTLAQEDISVILITQASSEHSITFAVAPEVAVKAKEAIDEAFSIEINAGKVDSIEIETGLSVVAIIGENMKHTPGIAANMFAAMGKNGVNIAAIAQGSSELNISTVIEQRHLAKTINALHEAFFLSDKVTLNVFVLGWGLIGGTLLRQIKEQQEYLAQEQGLNIKVIGVANSQKMLLDEKGINLELSKEDILSVGVPSNTPSYIARMKQMNLANSVFVDCTPGMDGVKEYASILDASISICTPNKLCNSGTYNDYKAIQDISARRKVKFMYETNVGAGLPVISPLNDLKHSGDKVYKIEGILSGTLSYIFNSFTLGKSFTDIVKNAKEKGFTEPDPRDDLSGMDVARKILILAREAGFKLEPEDVKVENILPEACLNAASVDEFFEQLQKHEHLFEKRMTEANEEGKVLRFVAALENGEARVVLKAVDESHPFYHLSGSDNMVVFTTKRYLNEPLVIKGPGAGAEVTAAGVFAEIITIGNYLTNA, encoded by the coding sequence ATGATCGTACTCAAGTTTGGAGGAACTTCCGTAGGTACTGTTGATAGTATCCGGCAAGTGTGTAAGATTTTACAAAACAATACTGCACAAGGAAAGCGCATGGCAGTGGTCGTTTCTGCCATGAGTGGGATTACGAACAAACTTATCACTGCAGGACAATTATCTGCTGGTGGTGATGAAAACTACCTTCATTTGCTTAAAGAAATTGAGGAAACCCATTTTACAGCTATTAGGGAGTTGATGGGAGTCCAATCTCAAAGTAGAGTCTTTGCTCAGACAAAACGCCTTTTGAATGAGCTGGAAGATTTGCTTAGGGGAATATCTTTACTGAAAGAAATTTCTTTGAGAGCTATGGACCTGCTCCAAAGCTTTGGAGAGCGTTTGTCTTCCCAAATCATTGCAGAGTTCTTAAAACAAGAAGGGCTACCTGCTGAAGCTTTAGATGCCAGAACCTTAATCCAAACCAATAAGAGTTTTGGAAGTGCAAAAGTGAACTTTGAAGTGACCAATGCTAATATAGGGACACACTTTGCAGGAAATGATAAGCTTCATATTATCACAGGTTTTGTAGCTTCTACGGATGATGGTCAAACCACTACACTTGGTAGAGGAGGATCTGATTATACTGCGGCAATCTTTGGTGCAGCATTAAATGCTGACTGTATTGAAATATGGACGGATGTAGATGGCGTACTGACTGCTGACCCAAGAGTGGTTCCTGAAGCATTTACTTTGGAAAAGCTTTCATATGAAGAAGCAATGGAGTTATCTCACTTTGGAGCTAAAGTGATTTACCCACCAACACTTCAACCTGCATTTAAGAAGAAGATTCCATTGGTTATCAGAAATACGTTTAATCCTTCTTTTGAAGGAACGTTTATCTCTGAGGAGAGTGGTCACGATGAGTTGCCAGTCAAAGGTATTTCATCTATTAAAGATATAGCCCTGCTAACGTTGAAAGGTAGCGGTATGATAGGTGTCTCAGGGGTTTCTGCTCGATTGTTCTCTACTTTGGCTCAAGAGGATATTTCTGTGATTTTGATAACACAGGCATCTTCAGAGCACTCAATTACCTTTGCTGTAGCGCCTGAGGTAGCTGTAAAAGCTAAAGAGGCAATAGATGAAGCATTCTCAATTGAAATCAATGCAGGTAAAGTTGATTCGATAGAAATAGAGACAGGCTTATCAGTGGTGGCGATCATTGGTGAGAATATGAAACATACACCAGGAATTGCTGCAAACATGTTTGCGGCAATGGGGAAAAATGGTGTAAACATAGCGGCTATAGCACAAGGCTCTTCAGAATTGAATATCTCAACGGTGATTGAGCAGCGTCACTTGGCTAAAACGATAAATGCACTGCATGAGGCTTTCTTTCTTTCTGATAAAGTAACACTCAATGTTTTTGTACTTGGCTGGGGACTTATTGGAGGTACATTATTACGTCAGATTAAGGAGCAGCAGGAGTATTTGGCTCAAGAACAAGGACTGAATATTAAGGTAATTGGAGTTGCTAATTCGCAGAAAATGCTTTTGGATGAAAAAGGCATCAATCTGGAATTGTCAAAAGAAGATATCCTGTCGGTAGGTGTACCTTCTAATACACCTTCCTATATAGCCAGAATGAAGCAGATGAACCTTGCGAACAGTGTATTTGTAGACTGTACGCCTGGTATGGATGGTGTAAAAGAATATGCCTCTATTTTGGATGCGAGTATTTCAATCTGTACACCAAACAAACTGTGTAATTCGGGTACTTACAATGATTACAAAGCGATACAAGACATCTCTGCTAGAAGAAAGGTTAAGTTTATGTACGAGACCAATGTGGGAGCAGGTTTGCCTGTAATCTCCCCATTGAATGACCTGAAACATAGCGGAGATAAGGTTTATAAAATAGAAGGAATTCTGTCAGGTACACTGTCCTATATCTTCAACTCATTTACGTTGGGTAAGAGTTTTACAGATATAGTAAAGAATGCAAAGGAAAAAGGCTTTACTGAGCCTGACCCTAGAGATGACTTGAGTGGGATGGATGTGGCTAGGAAAATATTGATTCTAGCTAGAGAGGCTGGGTTCAAATTAGAACCTGAAGATGTAAAAGTAGAGAATATCTTGCCTGAGGCATGCTTAAATGCCGCTTCAGTAGATGAGTTTTTTGAGCAGCTTCAGAAGCATGAACACCTTTTTGAAAAGCGAATGACTGAAGCTAATGAGGAAGGCAAAGTTCTTCGGTTTGTGGCTGCGCTTGAAAATGGAGAAGCGCGAGTAGTCTTAAAAGCTGTAGATGAAAGCCACCCTTTTTACCATTTGTCAGGGAGTGATAACATGGTCGTTTTTACTACAAAACGATACCTGAATGAACCATTGGTAATCAAAGGCCCTGGAGCTGGAGCTGAAGTAACAGCAGCTGGCGTGTTTGCTGAAATTATTACGATCGGGAATTACTTGACCAATGCCTGA
- a CDS encoding homoserine kinase, whose amino-acid sequence MSVKVFAPATVANVACGFDILGFAVEKPGDEVVMKRKDTPGVEIVEITGDEGRLPFDPAKNTVSISVLKYLEHIGKPDLGIEISLHKKMPFGSGLGSSAASTVAGVVAVNELLGNPLTREELLPFAMEGERIACGAAHADNVAPALYGGFVLIRSYEPLDVIRLNTPDDLYCAIIHPNIEVPTKDAREILRKEIPMKNAIVQWGNVAGLVAGLLQEDYELIGRSIHDVIVEPIRSILIPGYQQVKDAALSAGALGTSISGSGPSIFSLCKGEDIAKQVGVAKQHAFAAVGVETSLYVSKINQQGPVVMR is encoded by the coding sequence ATGAGTGTAAAAGTCTTTGCCCCCGCAACTGTAGCAAATGTTGCTTGTGGGTTTGATATATTAGGTTTTGCTGTAGAAAAACCCGGTGATGAAGTCGTCATGAAACGAAAAGATACACCAGGGGTGGAGATCGTGGAAATAACAGGTGATGAAGGTAGGTTGCCTTTTGACCCTGCAAAAAACACGGTAAGTATTTCTGTCCTGAAGTATCTTGAGCACATAGGGAAACCTGATTTGGGTATTGAGATCTCCTTGCATAAGAAAATGCCTTTTGGCAGTGGGCTAGGATCCAGCGCTGCCAGTACAGTAGCAGGTGTTGTGGCGGTTAATGAGTTGTTAGGAAACCCATTGACAAGGGAGGAACTCTTGCCTTTTGCTATGGAAGGAGAACGAATTGCTTGCGGAGCCGCACACGCTGACAATGTAGCTCCTGCACTTTATGGAGGCTTTGTACTTATCAGGAGTTATGAACCTTTAGATGTAATTCGTCTGAATACGCCAGATGACCTGTATTGTGCTATTATTCACCCTAATATTGAGGTGCCTACCAAAGATGCTAGGGAAATTCTCAGAAAAGAGATCCCAATGAAGAATGCTATCGTACAGTGGGGGAATGTAGCGGGACTCGTGGCAGGATTGTTACAAGAAGATTATGAATTGATCGGGCGTTCAATCCATGACGTAATTGTAGAGCCTATCAGGTCGATATTGATCCCAGGATATCAGCAGGTAAAGGATGCAGCATTGTCAGCAGGGGCATTAGGAACATCGATCTCTGGTTCTGGTCCATCTATTTTCTCGTTGTGTAAAGGAGAGGATATTGCAAAGCAAGTGGGAGTTGCTAAACAACATGCATTTGCTGCTGTTGGTGTTGAAACTTCGTTGTATGTATCTAAGATTAATCAACAAGGTCCTGTCGTGATGAGATAA
- a CDS encoding tetratricopeptide repeat protein — MRVNFCIITLWCMVNAVHAQAKKDPCLDFALTIDSSLYHRDPTFFTQNIDYDAFTKKVFAPFNITPVEASSLKGELQQQLNIGDIVLQSIGTDGIYEFVRILEKSSVRKSLLFRHVGEDGWLNYHEIYLSQIGDSYKIEDIYTYDAGLWLSETISSVLVMESDLPLKNRNAGENQLLIDSVFIMNQQGDFSETMKYYKRLPSVYQDKEALLISALIAAFAVKDSSKDALINRYLVKHPQSPGLTLVLADIYTQERRTHKALKQYEFLDVLIGGDIYLDYKKAELLVKEGKVKKGEKMCEDIIQRKEEMIEARLLLMDCYYIRKKYSEFLVQLETLASSMETTPSKVFAAEDYPEFFNSERWEKYSGK, encoded by the coding sequence ATGAGAGTGAATTTTTGCATCATTACTTTATGGTGCATGGTGAATGCGGTTCATGCACAAGCAAAGAAAGACCCTTGTTTAGATTTTGCTTTAACGATTGACAGTTCACTCTATCACCGTGACCCTACTTTTTTTACACAGAATATAGACTATGATGCTTTTACTAAAAAAGTATTTGCACCATTCAATATTACCCCTGTAGAAGCTTCGTCCTTAAAAGGCGAATTACAGCAGCAGTTAAATATTGGAGACATCGTATTGCAGTCGATAGGAACTGATGGGATTTATGAGTTTGTACGGATATTGGAAAAATCATCAGTACGAAAATCATTATTATTCAGACATGTAGGTGAGGATGGCTGGTTAAACTACCATGAAATTTACCTCAGTCAGATAGGAGACTCTTATAAGATTGAGGATATCTATACCTATGATGCTGGGTTGTGGTTGTCAGAGACGATCTCTTCAGTATTAGTGATGGAGTCTGACCTTCCTCTTAAGAACAGAAATGCAGGGGAAAACCAATTGCTGATCGATAGTGTGTTCATTATGAATCAGCAAGGAGATTTCTCAGAAACCATGAAATACTATAAGCGTTTGCCTTCAGTATATCAAGATAAAGAGGCATTGCTTATTTCTGCTCTTATAGCAGCTTTTGCTGTCAAGGATTCAAGTAAAGATGCCTTAATCAACCGTTATTTGGTAAAGCATCCACAAAGTCCAGGCTTGACACTTGTTTTAGCGGATATCTATACACAGGAACGAAGAACACACAAAGCGCTTAAGCAATATGAGTTTTTGGATGTACTGATTGGCGGGGATATTTACCTTGATTACAAGAAAGCGGAGTTATTAGTGAAAGAGGGGAAAGTCAAGAAAGGGGAGAAGATGTGTGAAGATATCATACAGCGCAAGGAGGAAATGATAGAAGCACGACTTTTACTGATGGACTGCTACTATATTCGAAAAAAGTACAGTGAATTTCTTGTCCAGCTAGAAACATTAGCGAGTAGTATGGAGACAACACCATCAAAAGTATTTGCAGCAGAAGACTACCCTGAGTTTTTTAACTCAGAGCGCTGGGAGAAATATTCAGGTAAATAA
- a CDS encoding sll1863 family stress response protein, whose translation MNSLKKAFLFPCLIASVGFLATSCDNSKQNNQTTMEEKTRGVQQDLEEEYNDVKEDFNSAKEKMTNDLKDIQADIDKKIQEIDAEMADASDESKAKLEESKEALTKEKNKVDEALQNLSNSTEETWGDVKRNTENVMSDVESSYEKTVNDVKDFFKD comes from the coding sequence ATGAACTCACTAAAAAAAGCCTTTCTGTTTCCTTGTCTGATTGCTTCAGTTGGTTTCTTAGCTACATCATGTGACAACTCTAAGCAAAACAACCAAACCACTATGGAAGAAAAAACTAGAGGTGTGCAGCAAGACTTGGAAGAAGAGTACAACGATGTTAAAGAAGACTTTAATTCAGCAAAAGAAAAGATGACTAATGACCTGAAAGACATTCAGGCAGATATAGATAAGAAAATCCAAGAAATTGATGCTGAAATGGCTGATGCCTCTGACGAGTCAAAAGCAAAACTGGAAGAATCAAAAGAAGCTTTAACCAAAGAAAAAAATAAAGTGGATGAAGCGCTGCAAAACCTGAGCAATTCAACTGAAGAAACTTGGGGAGATGTAAAGCGTAACACTGAAAACGTAATGAGTGATGTTGAAAGCTCTTACGAGAAAACAGTAAATGACGTTAAAGACTTCTTCAAAGACTAA
- a CDS encoding SGNH/GDSL hydrolase family protein: MKLLYVLLFTLLLVSASCNDDDSSVIPPSILGENPPVNVRYLALGDSYTIGEGVTEKNRWPALLAERLRDDNIQVSKLQYVAQSGWTTSQLIEALGSADLTNGYELVSILIGVNNQFRQQNMEAFKAELGFLIDFSITLVANDSSRVLLLSIPDYSVTPYAQAIYGNTERIAEEITVFNRAIKELAAEKNIPYINITDLSRFAKNDSSYLAEDQLHLSAKMYALWAGRVEHTVLSLFKNSSP; this comes from the coding sequence ATGAAGCTGCTATATGTACTTCTTTTTACACTGTTATTGGTCTCTGCTTCCTGTAACGATGACGACAGTTCCGTTATACCACCATCTATTCTAGGAGAAAATCCGCCAGTAAATGTACGCTACCTTGCTTTGGGCGATTCTTACACCATAGGTGAAGGCGTTACAGAGAAAAACCGTTGGCCTGCACTATTGGCTGAAAGGTTGAGGGATGACAATATTCAAGTATCCAAGTTACAGTATGTAGCCCAATCAGGCTGGACAACATCACAGCTGATTGAAGCTTTAGGAAGTGCAGATCTTACAAATGGTTATGAACTTGTTTCGATCCTAATTGGTGTAAACAATCAGTTCAGGCAACAAAATATGGAGGCATTCAAGGCTGAGTTAGGCTTTCTGATTGACTTCTCTATCACCTTGGTAGCCAATGATAGCTCAAGAGTATTGTTACTTTCCATACCCGACTACAGTGTTACTCCTTATGCCCAAGCCATCTATGGCAATACAGAAAGAATTGCTGAAGAAATAACAGTCTTCAATCGAGCAATTAAAGAATTGGCAGCTGAAAAAAACATCCCATACATCAACATTACCGACTTATCCCGTTTTGCTAAAAACGATTCTTCTTACCTCGCTGAGGATCAACTCCACTTATCTGCTAAGATGTATGCCCTTTGGGCAGGAAGGGTTGAACACACTGTATTAAGTCTTTTTAAGAATTCATCACCTTAG
- a CDS encoding MotA/TolQ/ExbB proton channel family protein, translated as MISKFIEFLITGGMEFMGTLSLLALINIAITTFKTYQLFFKKVNSDKLFKLHKGLDAIIFIGSSCFFIGILGQMIGLWAAFEAIEAAGGVSMGLLAGGLKVSMHTTLYGSAIFLVSSVAWFVLRSQYKKYEIKATEQMMNKLNSL; from the coding sequence ATGATTTCAAAATTTATAGAATTCCTGATCACGGGCGGTATGGAGTTTATGGGAACGCTTTCTTTACTAGCCTTAATTAATATAGCAATCACAACTTTTAAAACTTATCAACTCTTTTTCAAAAAGGTCAATTCAGATAAGTTATTTAAGTTACACAAAGGACTGGATGCTATCATCTTTATTGGTAGTTCATGTTTTTTTATCGGAATACTTGGTCAAATGATAGGCTTATGGGCTGCATTTGAAGCAATTGAAGCTGCAGGTGGAGTCTCTATGGGGCTGCTAGCTGGAGGGCTTAAAGTATCTATGCATACCACTTTATATGGCTCCGCAATATTTCTAGTGTCAAGTGTCGCTTGGTTTGTACTTCGCAGTCAATACAAGAAGTATGAAATCAAGGCTACAGAGCAAATGATGAACAAATTGAACAGCCTGTAG
- a CDS encoding sensor histidine kinase has protein sequence MEISISAYWNRYNRIIAHIVFWAIVLLFYLGLFFSGEDQADKLRQFIVFYLPLTIGTAYFTNYLLIPRYLLQGHYKRFLLFFVYTVISVSFLFTIVTLGLFVYYNADQELKTDVLPQEVYNFKLLGVSLLMVVFAAMAIRLLRYWIKSEKSNLLLKQQQTETELQLIKSQIHPHFLFNTLNNLYALTLKKSDAAPEVVMKLSSLLDYMLFECAKQQQVSLDQEIEQLENFIALEKLRYGDRVEVQFNIAGITTGKKIAPLVLLTFLENSFKHGVGNKLDEAWVHFDLEVNNRQLTMMLENSKRLEPAKHRNGLGLQNVKRHLSLIYADRHQLKIEDKAESFSVTLKIDFIPS, from the coding sequence ATGGAGATTAGTATCAGCGCATATTGGAACCGGTATAACCGTATCATTGCACATATTGTATTTTGGGCAATAGTCCTGCTGTTTTATTTGGGACTGTTTTTTTCAGGTGAAGATCAAGCTGATAAGCTTCGTCAGTTTATTGTCTTTTATCTTCCACTTACTATCGGAACAGCATATTTTACCAATTACCTGCTCATACCTCGCTACCTTTTGCAAGGGCATTACAAAAGATTTCTATTATTTTTTGTCTACACTGTAATCTCAGTTTCTTTTCTTTTTACGATCGTAACACTAGGGCTATTTGTTTATTATAATGCTGATCAGGAACTGAAAACGGATGTATTGCCACAGGAAGTATATAACTTTAAGCTTTTAGGTGTAAGCTTATTGATGGTGGTGTTTGCGGCAATGGCTATAAGGTTACTCAGATACTGGATCAAGAGTGAAAAAAGTAATTTGCTATTAAAGCAACAACAGACAGAAACAGAACTTCAGCTGATCAAGAGTCAGATCCACCCTCACTTTCTATTCAATACATTGAATAACCTGTATGCCCTTACACTCAAAAAGTCGGATGCAGCGCCTGAAGTAGTGATGAAGTTGTCTTCATTGCTGGATTATATGTTGTTTGAGTGTGCCAAACAGCAGCAGGTTTCTTTGGATCAGGAGATAGAGCAGTTAGAGAATTTTATTGCTTTGGAGAAGCTAAGGTATGGAGACAGAGTTGAAGTCCAATTTAATATTGCCGGTATAACAACAGGTAAAAAGATAGCGCCATTGGTGTTGCTGACTTTTCTGGAAAACAGTTTTAAACATGGTGTAGGCAATAAGTTGGATGAGGCATGGGTGCATTTTGATCTAGAGGTGAATAATAGGCAATTGACCATGATGTTGGAAAATAGTAAAAGGTTAGAGCCTGCCAAACACCGAAACGGACTAGGATTACAGAATGTAAAACGCCATCTTTCATTGATATATGCAGATAGGCATCAACTGAAAATAGAAGATAAGGCAGAATCATTTTCGGTAACGTTAAAGATAGACTTTATACCTAGCTGA
- a CDS encoding LytR/AlgR family response regulator transcription factor, whose translation MNLKTKCLIVEDEPLAAEVIENYLSKLPNVVLLGVCTDAIKASEKLHTEEVDLLFLDINMPEVSGIDFLRTLLITAVKRPQIIITTAYRDFAVDAFELNVLDYLVKPIPITRFMQAMNKYYQSLQHEISNRIVEQQPLPFIYVKADKKTQKLLLKDIVYIESLKDYVKIHTNNKVIVTKHQISHFEDNLPEQDFMRIHRSFIIAVNKIQAFNADHIDILDIELPIGRSYREKVAQRLRPTNTRLT comes from the coding sequence ATGAATTTGAAAACAAAATGCCTTATAGTAGAGGATGAACCTTTGGCAGCAGAAGTAATTGAAAATTACCTTTCCAAACTACCGAATGTAGTATTGTTAGGTGTTTGTACTGATGCCATCAAAGCAAGCGAAAAGCTACATACTGAAGAGGTAGATTTATTGTTTTTGGATATCAACATGCCAGAGGTTTCTGGGATTGATTTTTTAAGAACACTGTTGATAACTGCAGTCAAGCGTCCACAAATTATTATCACGACAGCATACCGTGATTTTGCTGTGGATGCTTTTGAACTTAATGTTTTGGATTACTTGGTAAAACCCATTCCCATTACACGATTTATGCAGGCTATGAACAAGTACTATCAGTCATTGCAGCATGAAATTAGCAATCGAATTGTGGAACAGCAACCTTTACCTTTTATCTATGTCAAAGCGGATAAGAAAACCCAAAAGCTGTTGCTGAAAGACATTGTGTACATCGAGAGTCTCAAGGACTATGTAAAAATACACACCAATAATAAAGTGATTGTGACCAAGCATCAGATCAGTCATTTTGAGGATAATTTACCGGAACAGGACTTTATGCGAATTCATCGGTCTTTTATCATTGCTGTTAACAAGATACAGGCCTTTAATGCAGACCATATTGATATCTTGGATATAGAACTGCCGATCGGTAGAAGCTATCGGGAGAAGGTGGCTCAGCGACTAAGACCAACAAATACCAGATTGACGTAA
- a CDS encoding DUF418 domain-containing protein, which yields MQADKRYPHLDALRGLALWGIFIVNIVWFSFPSARFGELYGGGPNWYNDVINFVRVELFGGRTATVFALLFGLGMSMQWNKWQSSWLLIKRNLVLALFGILHIVLLLGGDILLDYALFGLVGVLLLRFNKKVLLGIAILLALYPSALMVLRHFEIVGAASSYKGMTLTVEEMVQLFQQGNFIDQCLYRIEQYQHIWKNPWVLSFYFPPVVACYIMGLYLGQANFLQSLSNVGRYNLLLGITLFLKVMLSIVNHLPIELFTYFKTTITFKVWMQWDQYITTLLFVSLVVVTIKSKIWKPFQVLGKMSLTTYIGESILSSILFYAFGFAQYNLLTPLQIQLYCLLFTLMLLTFNYFWELKVGQGPLEWVWRKLSYGKHFQKSTQNVTEKVV from the coding sequence ATGCAGGCAGACAAAAGGTACCCCCACTTAGATGCACTCAGAGGATTAGCTCTTTGGGGAATTTTCATTGTGAATATTGTATGGTTTTCATTTCCTTCAGCCCGTTTTGGTGAGCTTTATGGAGGAGGTCCAAACTGGTATAATGATGTCATTAATTTCGTGCGGGTAGAGTTATTTGGTGGTAGAACGGCAACGGTTTTTGCCTTGCTGTTTGGGTTAGGGATGAGTATGCAATGGAATAAATGGCAAAGTAGCTGGCTATTGATAAAGCGAAATCTGGTGTTGGCACTTTTTGGCATTTTACACATCGTATTGTTATTAGGAGGGGATATACTACTTGATTACGCACTGTTTGGATTAGTTGGAGTACTGTTGTTACGCTTCAATAAAAAGGTGTTGTTGGGAATAGCAATACTGTTAGCCTTGTATCCGTCAGCATTAATGGTTTTGCGTCACTTTGAAATTGTAGGAGCAGCAAGTAGCTATAAAGGGATGACACTTACGGTTGAGGAAATGGTACAATTGTTTCAGCAAGGAAACTTTATAGACCAATGTCTTTACCGTATTGAGCAGTACCAACATATTTGGAAAAACCCTTGGGTATTGAGTTTCTATTTTCCACCTGTAGTTGCCTGCTATATAATGGGATTGTACTTAGGTCAAGCCAATTTCTTACAGTCGCTCAGTAATGTAGGACGTTACAATTTGTTATTGGGTATCACTTTGTTTTTGAAGGTAATGCTATCCATCGTGAATCACTTGCCAATAGAGCTGTTTACCTATTTCAAAACCACCATTACATTCAAAGTGTGGATGCAATGGGATCAGTATATTACCACATTATTGTTCGTTTCGCTTGTCGTGGTTACAATAAAGAGTAAAATATGGAAGCCTTTTCAAGTGTTGGGAAAAATGTCACTAACGACTTATATCGGAGAGAGTATTTTATCAAGTATCCTCTTTTACGCTTTTGGTTTTGCCCAATATAACCTGCTAACACCTTTGCAGATACAGCTTTATTGCCTGTTGTTCACTTTGATGCTGCTGACCTTTAATTATTTCTGGGAATTGAAGGTAGGGCAGGGACCATTGGAATGGGTATGGCGTAAGTTAAGCTATGGCAAGCATTTCCAAAAAAGCACACAAAATGTAACTGAAAAGGTTGTTTGA